A genome region from Micromonospora peucetia includes the following:
- a CDS encoding helix-turn-helix domain-containing protein — MRYPDGGGLSARGRAKREAVRRQAAGWFAQDVSVPEIARRLRVSQTAVYGWRKRWQVGGEQALASKGPGGSRCRLDEGRLRRLADGLEEGPAAHGFGSDQRWTLARVSDLIARMFRTRYTLRGTANIMYRLGWSVQVPAHRAVERDEAAIVTWRRETWPAGKR; from the coding sequence ATGAGGTATCCCGATGGAGGTGGGTTGTCCGCGCGGGGGCGGGCGAAGCGTGAGGCGGTACGACGGCAGGCGGCCGGGTGGTTCGCCCAGGATGTGTCGGTGCCGGAGATCGCGCGCAGGCTGCGGGTGTCGCAGACCGCGGTGTACGGGTGGCGTAAACGGTGGCAGGTCGGTGGTGAGCAGGCCCTGGCCTCGAAAGGGCCGGGTGGGTCTCGGTGTCGCCTGGATGAGGGCCGGCTGCGGCGGCTGGCCGATGGCCTGGAGGAAGGGCCGGCGGCGCACGGGTTCGGTAGTGATCAGCGGTGGACCCTGGCGCGGGTGTCGGACTTGATCGCCCGGATGTTCCGTACCCGGTACACGCTGCGCGGGACGGCGAACATCATGTACCGGTTGGGTTGGTCGGTGCAGGTCCCCGCGCATCGTGCGGTCGAGCGTGACGAGGCCGCGATCGTCACCTGGCGGCGGGAGACGTGGCCGGCGGGAAAACGGTAG
- a CDS encoding transposase — MAGGKTVAAQRQAWLVFEDEAGQTLRPPKARTWGRRGHTPVVPVAGKGSGRVSIAGLTCYRPGKRSRLIYRTITHRGRKNERRSFSERDYICLLDAAHQQLGGPIVCVWDNLNTHVSAAMRQMIDARDWLTVIRLPAYAPDLNPTEAVWSHLKRSIGNLAVTGVDHLLAIVKNRLKSIQYRTDLLDSFLAHTGLTLKPDTT; from the coding sequence GTGGCCGGCGGGAAAACGGTAGCGGCGCAGCGGCAGGCGTGGCTGGTCTTCGAGGACGAGGCTGGTCAGACGTTGCGCCCTCCGAAGGCCCGCACCTGGGGACGACGCGGGCACACCCCTGTGGTTCCGGTGGCGGGCAAGGGTTCCGGTCGGGTCTCGATCGCCGGGTTGACCTGTTACCGGCCCGGGAAGCGGTCCCGGCTGATCTACCGCACGATCACCCATCGCGGTCGCAAGAACGAGCGCCGTAGCTTCAGTGAACGCGACTACATCTGCCTGCTCGACGCCGCTCACCAGCAGCTCGGCGGCCCGATCGTGTGCGTCTGGGACAACCTGAACACCCACGTCTCCGCCGCCATGCGGCAGATGATCGACGCCCGGGACTGGCTGACCGTCATCCGGCTACCGGCCTACGCCCCGGACCTGAACCCGACAGAGGCAGTGTGGTCCCACCTCAAACGCAGCATCGGCAACCTCGCCGTGACCGGCGTCGACCACCTCCTCGCAATCGTCAAGAACCGACTCAAGAGCATCCAGTACCGCACCGACCTACTCGACAGCTTCCTCGCGCACACCGGACTGACCCTCAAACCCGACACAACCTGA
- a CDS encoding aminoglycoside phosphotransferase family protein, which translates to MPIHDDEVRATVGQMRRLVTAQCPQWADLPVTNLADELEGTDHVLFRIGNDLVARMPKIASAVDQADSDARWLPVLAPHLPVRIPVPLHVGEPGAGYPWRWTVVPWVPGDTPPRLGCDDVPLARDVAAFVHALHRMDPAEGPVKPPGSRGSALRHVDANVRRVLPRLAEHDDGFDVAAAEAAWDACLAAPDWDRDPVWIHGDLQPGNLITDAGRLVAVVDFGALGVGDPAPDVAPALWTFTGAARDAYRKAIEYDDATWHRACGWALAPSLTGIDYYRHTFPRMAEHGRRMVRAVIAELT; encoded by the coding sequence GTGCCCATCCACGATGACGAGGTCCGAGCCACCGTCGGTCAGATGCGCCGCCTGGTGACGGCCCAGTGCCCACAGTGGGCTGACCTTCCCGTTACCAATTTGGCCGACGAGTTGGAGGGCACCGACCATGTACTGTTCCGGATCGGCAACGACCTCGTCGCCCGGATGCCCAAGATTGCCTCGGCGGTCGACCAAGCCGATTCTGATGCTCGATGGCTGCCCGTGCTGGCGCCTCACCTGCCGGTGCGGATCCCCGTTCCGCTGCACGTCGGCGAGCCGGGCGCGGGCTACCCGTGGCGGTGGACGGTGGTGCCGTGGGTCCCGGGCGACACACCGCCCCGGCTCGGCTGCGACGACGTACCCCTGGCCCGCGACGTGGCGGCCTTCGTCCATGCCCTGCACCGGATGGATCCTGCCGAAGGTCCGGTCAAGCCACCGGGTTCCCGCGGGTCCGCCCTGCGCCACGTCGACGCGAACGTCCGCCGGGTGCTGCCCCGCCTGGCCGAGCATGACGACGGCTTCGACGTGGCCGCAGCCGAGGCCGCCTGGGACGCCTGCCTCGCCGCTCCCGACTGGGACCGAGACCCCGTATGGATCCACGGCGACCTGCAGCCGGGCAACCTGATCACCGACGCTGGCCGGCTGGTCGCGGTCGTCGACTTCGGGGCACTCGGTGTCGGCGACCCGGCACCGGACGTGGCACCGGCGCTGTGGACCTTCACCGGCGCGGCTCGGGACGCGTACCGGAAGGCAATCGAGTACGACGACGCCACCTGGCACCGCGCCTGCGGCTGGGCCCTCGCACCGTCGCTGACCGGCATCGACTACTACCGGCACACCTTTCCCCGGATGGCCGAGCACGGCCGCCGAATGGTCCGCGCAGTGATCGCAGAACTGACGTGA
- a CDS encoding DUF6204 family protein encodes MTRKAYQVIVRGKFAPLNDEQRAALLAQADEHDVFRARFTEEGTVTYERSLLSSFTFRCVVPATEEDKEEVVIGRAEALAAAAVRELGAEHRDLTSVSTDLDSIKIRQRGR; translated from the coding sequence ATGACCCGTAAGGCCTATCAGGTCATCGTGCGCGGCAAGTTCGCGCCCCTCAATGACGAGCAGCGGGCCGCACTGCTCGCTCAGGCCGACGAACACGACGTGTTCCGGGCCAGGTTCACCGAGGAGGGCACCGTGACGTACGAGCGGTCCCTGCTCTCGTCGTTCACCTTCCGCTGCGTCGTCCCGGCCACCGAGGAGGACAAGGAAGAGGTCGTGATCGGCAGGGCGGAAGCGCTCGCCGCAGCCGCCGTCCGGGAACTCGGAGCCGAGCACCGCGATCTCACGTCGGTGTCGACTGATCTCGACAGCATCAAGATCCGCCAGCGGGGACGATGA
- a CDS encoding sigma-70 family RNA polymerase sigma factor, which translates to MDTAGRDDTALVEAVRRGERAGLEGMYRRYADRLYTYARTMLREPEAAADAVHDAFLTASQRIGQLREPDRLRSWLYAIVRTECLRQLRERSRSLPLEEAGEPVADAADPGTGVNAEQVRDLVHTAVAALNPGDREVVHLAIRHDLSSADIGAALGVPANHAHARLSRARSQLERALGALLVARSGARDCPTLAGLIDGWQGRLTPTLRKRVSRHIESCAVCGLLRREQLSPAALLSAYTAPAFLVVADTVWPRLTEASATDVPADAGADVPADTAADIPAGAPADTTGAVTAGPATDQVPADGGSVPPGVAHAVRTTSSANHGRRRRRLAGTVALLVLLAAFGTWALAPGRPTAARDGSGRPVSETLGSPAGVPVAPDSTPSSVTTPSAGTLAADPPPAGAAAPTSGTAVGPADGDGAARTESPEAAPGGVAPVPAPAPTRPSAGPRPTAAPQIAAPFTVSATAHVRCGSETYSLVVQATGSATLRAAEVRWAPTGGRTSVRAMTVDGSAARSTVGQLRTPALTWSVRATTVDGRTAQSPSYPVTDPCVRPG; encoded by the coding sequence ATGGACACGGCGGGACGGGACGACACCGCACTGGTCGAGGCGGTGCGTCGCGGCGAACGGGCCGGGCTGGAGGGCATGTACCGGCGGTACGCCGACCGGCTGTACACGTACGCCCGGACGATGTTGCGCGAGCCGGAGGCCGCCGCGGACGCCGTCCACGACGCGTTCCTCACCGCCAGCCAGCGCATCGGCCAGCTCCGGGAGCCGGACCGGCTGCGCTCCTGGTTGTACGCGATCGTGCGCACCGAATGCCTCCGGCAGCTCCGGGAACGGTCCCGCTCGCTGCCGCTGGAGGAGGCCGGCGAGCCGGTGGCCGACGCCGCCGATCCGGGCACGGGCGTCAACGCCGAGCAGGTACGCGACCTGGTGCACACCGCGGTCGCCGCGTTGAACCCGGGCGACCGGGAGGTGGTCCACCTGGCCATCCGCCACGATTTGTCGTCCGCCGACATCGGCGCGGCCCTCGGGGTGCCCGCGAACCACGCGCACGCCCGCCTGTCGCGCGCCCGCTCGCAGCTCGAACGGGCGCTGGGGGCGCTGTTGGTGGCACGCAGCGGAGCCCGGGACTGCCCGACCCTCGCCGGCCTGATCGACGGCTGGCAGGGCCGGCTCACCCCGACCCTGCGCAAGCGGGTCTCGCGGCATATCGAGAGCTGCGCGGTGTGCGGGCTGCTCCGGCGGGAACAGCTCAGCCCGGCGGCGCTGCTGTCGGCGTACACGGCACCGGCCTTCCTGGTCGTCGCCGACACGGTGTGGCCGAGACTGACCGAGGCCAGCGCGACCGACGTCCCGGCCGACGCGGGGGCTGATGTCCCGGCCGACACAGCGGCTGACATCCCGGCCGGCGCGCCGGCCGACACGACGGGTGCGGTCACGGCCGGCCCGGCGACCGACCAGGTGCCGGCGGACGGCGGGTCGGTGCCGCCTGGTGTGGCGCACGCCGTGCGGACGACCTCGTCGGCGAACCACGGCCGGCGCCGCCGGCGGCTGGCCGGGACGGTAGCCCTGCTGGTCCTCCTCGCCGCGTTCGGCACCTGGGCACTGGCACCGGGGCGCCCGACCGCCGCGCGGGACGGCTCCGGCCGACCGGTGTCCGAGACGCTCGGATCACCGGCCGGTGTTCCTGTGGCACCCGACTCCACGCCGTCGTCCGTCACGACCCCGTCAGCCGGCACGTTGGCTGCCGACCCGCCACCGGCCGGCGCCGCCGCTCCGACGTCCGGGACCGCTGTCGGGCCGGCGGACGGTGACGGGGCTGCCCGGACCGAGTCGCCCGAGGCCGCGCCCGGTGGCGTCGCACCGGTGCCGGCACCGGCACCGACCAGGCCGTCGGCCGGGCCCCGGCCGACGGCCGCACCGCAGATCGCCGCGCCGTTCACGGTCTCCGCCACCGCTCACGTGCGGTGCGGATCGGAGACGTACAGCCTCGTGGTGCAGGCCACCGGCAGCGCCACGCTCCGCGCCGCCGAGGTGCGCTGGGCACCCACCGGAGGCAGGACGTCGGTGCGGGCGATGACGGTGGACGGGTCGGCTGCGCGGTCAACCGTCGGGCAGTTGCGCACGCCGGCGCTGACCTGGTCGGTGCGGGCGACCACAGTGGATGGCCGCACGGCGCAGAGCCCGAGCTACCCGGTCACCGATCCTTGCGTCCGACCGGGATAG
- a CDS encoding GNAT family N-acetyltransferase — MTLRLEPMTDEQYLRYRQQAETNYARNISDSGAMPVQEAQQKAQEEYAKLLPDGLATPDHHLWTAYDGDDEVGMLWLHVEQKSDGAHAFGYDFEVRADLRRKGHGRAMIEAAEKWCREEGVVSIGLSVFGFNLPARTLYEQMGFEATAIQMRKRL, encoded by the coding sequence GTGACGCTGAGACTTGAGCCGATGACCGACGAGCAGTACCTCCGGTACCGGCAGCAGGCGGAAACGAACTACGCGCGCAACATCTCAGACTCGGGTGCGATGCCGGTGCAGGAGGCGCAGCAGAAGGCGCAGGAGGAGTACGCGAAGCTCCTGCCCGACGGTCTGGCGACGCCGGATCACCATCTCTGGACGGCCTACGACGGCGACGACGAGGTCGGCATGCTGTGGCTGCACGTCGAGCAGAAGTCGGACGGCGCGCACGCCTTCGGCTACGACTTCGAGGTGCGAGCGGACCTGCGGCGCAAGGGCCACGGTCGGGCCATGATCGAGGCCGCCGAGAAGTGGTGCCGGGAGGAGGGTGTCGTCTCGATCGGCCTGAGCGTCTTCGGCTTCAACCTGCCCGCCCGGACGCTCTACGAGCAGATGGGCTTCGAGGCGACCGCCATCCAGATGCGCAAGCGGCTGTAG
- a CDS encoding alpha/beta fold hydrolase: MSYAEVGGLRLWHEEHGTGRPLLLLHGGFGAVEMFSAILPALAARRRVIAVDLQGHGRTADVDRPLRYESMADDVAALIDHLGLTEADVLGYSLGGGVALRTAIQHPAVVRRLVVVSAPYRREGWYPGVLAGMPDPDEAAGERMRGTPSHELYSRIAPRPGDWSRLWAKTGELLRRDYDWSAEVAALTVPTLLVFADADSVSTTHMVEFFGLLGGGHRDAGWDGTDRPASRLAVLPGLTHYDIVDSPALPAAVLPFLTHPVSPPG, from the coding sequence ATGAGCTACGCGGAGGTCGGCGGGCTGCGCCTGTGGCACGAGGAGCACGGCACCGGCCGTCCGCTGCTGTTGCTGCACGGCGGCTTCGGCGCGGTGGAGATGTTCTCGGCGATCCTGCCGGCCCTGGCCGCGCGCCGCCGGGTGATCGCGGTCGACCTCCAGGGCCACGGGCGTACCGCTGACGTCGACCGTCCGCTGCGCTACGAGTCGATGGCCGACGACGTCGCGGCGTTGATCGACCACCTCGGCCTGACCGAGGCCGACGTGCTGGGCTATTCGCTCGGCGGCGGCGTGGCGTTGCGTACCGCGATCCAGCACCCGGCGGTGGTGCGGCGGCTGGTCGTCGTCTCCGCTCCTTACCGGCGAGAGGGCTGGTATCCGGGGGTGCTGGCGGGTATGCCCGACCCCGACGAGGCGGCGGGCGAGCGGATGCGCGGCACCCCGTCGCATGAGCTCTACTCGCGCATCGCACCCCGGCCGGGGGACTGGTCGCGGCTCTGGGCGAAGACGGGCGAGCTGCTGCGGCGCGACTACGACTGGTCGGCCGAGGTGGCGGCCCTGACCGTGCCGACCCTGCTGGTCTTCGCCGACGCCGACTCGGTCAGCACCACGCACATGGTGGAGTTCTTCGGGCTGCTCGGCGGCGGCCATCGCGACGCCGGCTGGGACGGCACCGACCGTCCGGCCTCCCGGCTCGCCGTGCTGCCTGGGCTCACCCACTACGACATCGTCGACTCGCCGGCGCTGCCCGCCGCCGTCCTGCCGTTCCTCACCCACCCGGTGTCGCCGCCCGGCTGA
- a CDS encoding dihydrofolate reductase family protein encodes MRKLVYYVASTLDGFIAAPDGAYDFFQLDPDLAAHLAANWSQTFPTFAHPQFGIDEPEGRFDSLVMGRATYDPALKVGVTSPYAHLKQYVFSRTLPPAAEPEVEIVSTDPVEFVRELRRQPGRDIWLCGGGQLAGQLLPQVDELIIKLNPYVVGSGIPLAARGFDPRRFDLVDTRPFDSGVVILHYARPREAE; translated from the coding sequence ATGCGCAAGCTCGTGTACTACGTCGCCAGCACCCTCGACGGTTTCATCGCCGCCCCAGACGGGGCGTACGACTTCTTCCAGTTGGACCCCGACCTGGCCGCCCACCTGGCGGCGAACTGGTCGCAGACATTTCCCACGTTCGCCCACCCGCAGTTCGGCATCGACGAGCCGGAGGGCCGCTTCGACTCGTTGGTGATGGGCCGGGCCACCTACGACCCGGCGCTGAAGGTCGGCGTCACCAGCCCGTACGCCCACCTCAAGCAGTACGTCTTCTCCCGTACCCTGCCGCCGGCAGCGGAGCCGGAGGTGGAGATCGTCTCCACCGACCCGGTGGAGTTCGTCCGGGAGCTGAGGCGCCAGCCCGGCCGCGACATCTGGCTCTGCGGCGGCGGCCAGCTCGCCGGCCAACTCCTGCCCCAGGTCGACGAACTGATCATCAAGCTCAACCCGTACGTGGTCGGCAGCGGCATCCCGCTCGCCGCCCGCGGCTTCGACCCGCGCCGGTTCGACCTGGTCGACACCCGCCCGTTCGACAGCGGCGTGGTCATCCTCCACTACGCCCGCCCCCGCGAAGCTGAGTAG